CGGAAAGTAAGAAAGATTCATTCGGGTATCGTAGGAATTGTGGTGGATCGGTTTAAGGATATTATAACAGCTGATTTTAATGATATCAGTTTCGGAGAAGAAGAGATCCGGCCGCTTAAGGAATTATGGGATGAGATAGCAAAGGATAACGACTTTGAAGGTCTTATGGGAGAAGCTGTTGCAGGAGCTCTTTCAGCCGGGGACGGTGCCTTTAAGATAAGCCTGGATAAAGTCAGCCAGTACCCTGTCTTAGAGTTTTATGAAGCAGACCGGGTAGAGTATAGATACCAACGGGGCAGATTATCTGAGATTGTTTTTTCTACTGCTTATCCCTATCCAAACAGCAAAACAAAGGAGTACCGCTTGGAAGAAACCTACGGAAAAGGATATGTGACTTACAAGCTCTTTGATGATGGGGGAGGGGAAGTTCCTCTTAAAACACTCCCGGAAACAGGCATTTATGAAGATACAGCCTTTGATGGAGACTACATAATGGGAATCCCCCTTATATTCTTTTCATCAAGCAAGTGGAAAGGCAGAGGTAAGGCACTGTTTGAAGGTAAGACGGACGATCTGGACGCTTTAGACGAAGTGATCAGCCAGTGGCTTGATGCAGTGAGGAAGGGAAGAGTGAACCGGTATATTCCGGAGGATATGGTTCCCAGGGATCCTAACACTGGTCAGCTGATTGAACCGAATGAGTTTGATAATGATTACATAGCTATTGGAGCCGTCAAGAAGGAGGGCTATAGCGATAAGATTGAGGTTTCCCAGCCCCAGATATCCTATGAAGCGTATTTAAACAGCTATTCAGCGTTTATGGACCTGGTGCTGCAGGGCATCATTTCCCCGGCTACTCTCGGTATTGATTTGAAAAAGACAGACAATGCAGATAGCCAAAGGGAAAAGGAGAAAATCACCATGCATACCAGAGGAACGCTGGTTAAGGTGCTTTGCAAGGTTATTCCAGAGCTGGTTAGTAGGGTTATGATGACTTATGACCAGATGCAGAAAAAGGCACCCGGAGAGTATAAAGTTTCCGTCAAGTTTGGGGAGTACGCGGCTCCAGGCTTTGATTCAGTAGTGGAGACGGTCAGCAAGGCCCGGACCAGTGGGGTCATGAGTATAGAAAAATCCATAGATGAAATGTACGGTGACACCTTGACGGAAGATGAAAAGTCAGAGGAGGTCAAGCGGATCAAGTTTGAGCAGGGAATTTTTGAAGCGGAAGAGCCCGGGCTTAATACGGAAGGAGTGAAGTTGGATGAAAGTGAAGGTAATGAACCGTCTATACAAAATGAGCCAGCCGGAGTATCAGGGGCTCCTGGAAGTAGCAAGTGAGCAGGTTCCTTTCGGTATTTACGCCATTGAGAAGAACGGGTATGCAGAACTTCGCTGTGATAAATGTGAGAGCATTACCCAGCTGAAAGAATTAACCAGGCAGCTTAAAGCGCAAGGGTATAAAGTTTTAGCAAACGGCAGGTGATTTTATGAATGAATATGACATTACTGCAGCCTTTGAAGCCATAGAGCAAGAATTGATCTCTTCCATGATCCGAAATATGGACCGTCACCGGGCCGAAGAACTTAAAGAAGGTTATGAGTGGTCCATGTGGCAGACCGAGCAGCTTAAGGCCCTGGAAAAATATAAACTGGAAAATCAGAAGAAGTACAGCAAACAGTTTAAAAGCATCAATGCTCAAATGGGAGAGTTGATCTGGCAGGCCAAACAACAGGGAGGGCTGAAGCAGGAAGAACAGATCCTCCGTGCTATTAAGAATGGCTTTAAAAATTATAAGCCCGCTTCGGCAGCCATGCAGGCAGAGTTTTTCAAACTGAATACCCGGAAGCTGCAAGCTCTGATCAAGGCAACCGATAACGATATGAAGAAAGCAGAAACAGCAGTCTTGCGAATGGCAAACGACCAGTATCGTA
The nucleotide sequence above comes from Lacrimispora sp. BS-2. Encoded proteins:
- a CDS encoding capsid protein → MGWFKDMFFKLLKIEPATERQVIIKEPLSFQGNVLKNKIWYRGDPSELEQFFKQTAYCDIFKARFWASVPFRKVRKIHSGIVGIVVDRFKDIITADFNDISFGEEEIRPLKELWDEIAKDNDFEGLMGEAVAGALSAGDGAFKISLDKVSQYPVLEFYEADRVEYRYQRGRLSEIVFSTAYPYPNSKTKEYRLEETYGKGYVTYKLFDDGGGEVPLKTLPETGIYEDTAFDGDYIMGIPLIFFSSSKWKGRGKALFEGKTDDLDALDEVISQWLDAVRKGRVNRYIPEDMVPRDPNTGQLIEPNEFDNDYIAIGAVKKEGYSDKIEVSQPQISYEAYLNSYSAFMDLVLQGIISPATLGIDLKKTDNADSQREKEKITMHTRGTLVKVLCKVIPELVSRVMMTYDQMQKKAPGEYKVSVKFGEYAAPGFDSVVETVSKARTSGVMSIEKSIDEMYGDTLTEDEKSEEVKRIKFEQGIFEAEEPGLNTEGVKLDESEGNEPSIQNEPAGVSGAPGSSK